AGAAATCTAGAGCACACAGAATGACTCGAAACGTTGGCGTACTTACCTGAGATGTGCAAACATCGTTAGCAAAATGAATACACCAGGTATACAAAAACACCATATCACGAATAAGACTATGAGGATGAAATAAACTAGAAATGCCTGAAAATGCATTACTCTTTACTGTCAAACAAGTggaagtggagggatggaggcatTGCTCTGTTCTTGACTTGATGGCTTACCCACAAGTCTCTTTTGCTTCATCAGTTCGACTACCAGCAAAATTTTCTTGTGCAGACCACAAGAAAATCTATGAAAATATAATCATGCAACAGTGTGCCTCTCATTGTGTAATTTGGACAACATTGCATCAGAACAACGTATTCCTACTGATATCTTGTTCTTACACTGTTGCTTTAATACTATAACCTTGCCGACCCAGCTCCTGCAGCCGGCGGCCCCAGTGAGTTTGGCGACTGGAACGCCTTCCCCGGCGGCCAGATGCCCGCCTCGGTCCAACCCGCCGTGAGCCCCAGCAGCGGGAACAACCTCTTCGGGGGCATGACCCCCAGCCTCACCCCGGCCGCGGCCCCCGCCGCACCCTCAGCCGACCTGTTTGATCTGATGGGGTCGACccagaccctctcctcctcccagagcCTCAACTTCAGCATAAGCAGCATGCAGAGCATTAGCACCATGGGCGGGCCCCTGTCCATGGCACAGGTACTGCGCTCATACACACGGACGAGAACCTGCGCAAACACGCCTCCGCTACACACACTCTACGCAGTTGGTCTTAAgtgtagggctgaacgatttatcgaattcaaatcgaaatcgcgatgtaATGGAACGCGgtatgcaaatcgcaaaggctgcgattaaaataaaagtgctttgttaccgttactgactggaaatcagtacgattcatttgtttttattttacaatacaatagttaaataaagaagtttataatataaattaatctcaacacatcaGCCTGGCctgaaggaaagagcagtttttatgttgactgcttccaatgttgtgttggtcatactaaagaatgatttattagttttttagtgaataatacacaacataaggaacttaataaattataaaaatcacacattaaatcgcaatcgcaatattggtaaAAAAATATCGcaattagattatttccccatatcgttcagccctacttaAGTGTCTCATTGTTTTTTACGGAAATTGCTTGTGTCATCCCATCACGTTTGGGGTTAtagagttgttgttttttgaagtGTCTTATTTATTGACATTATATGGCTTTTCTTACCATGCATCAGTGCTATGGAGCCATGTGTCTGCACTCTGGTGTACAGTAAAGGTAGTGCAGGCCGTTCCCGAGGAGGTTTCACACTGCATTGTCAATCCACTCCTAAATGATAATAATCAATCCAACAATAAAATCAATTTTATTCATGTCTTTGGTGATATAAATTGAATGACATAAATCAATCTCAGTGAAGGCCTTTAGTCCAGTTTCTGTTTACGTGTACAGACACACGAGGAACCGTGTGTTACACACTAATGCGTCAACGGTCGTCTCCTGCATAACCGATCACTTGCATGTGGGTCGCCCTGCAAAAATAAATGGCGACCCCCCTTTCACAAGCACACCAACAAAGTCCACTTCCTCTCCTCATGTATAATGCATCACACAGCGCCTCCCCTAGATAAATGGTGCTCGGCTGCCTAAACGCCCCTATCACACTCAACATTGATACTGGCCATTGGGGCTGCTGCTACGGTGTGACAGACGTATACTGTACAGCTGGGacctgtgtgggggtgggggggggggcagctttCATGGATGGTTGTCATGCAGCACGGGCAGATGTTCCTCAGCCTCTGGAGACCACCGCCCGCCTTCTCTCCAGTTTCTGCCACGCTTCATCCCAGACCTAGTCCCGTTCAGACCCTCCAACCGTATCTGAGGGCCTCGAATGGACAGCAGCGTCCGGATGTCGTCTACCTAGTTTGGAGAAAatattgcttttattttgacacgGACATGGCCTGCCTTAGAGGCCATTCGGTCGTCTGTGTTCATCTATTATTGTCCAATAGGACGCAGGATAGCCCAGTGGTTGGGGTAATTGACACCCAACCAAAAGGTTTCCGGTTTGATCCCTGTGGTACAGTTTGCCTGGAGGCGTTCTTGAGCTTGGTGCGTCATAAACCCTCCCTGCTCCTTTATGACATGCATCTGGATTCAGTCCAGATACATGTGGACTGAATCCAGTCATTTATAAATAGAATGTGTTCCCTCAAGTAGTATATTGTAATGAATAGTTGAGTTTGGAAGATGGGGCCAAGCCATATAGGCTGGAGGTCATGGTCCTTTCTTTGTGGgtcggtgggtgggtgggcgagGAATGGGCCTTGCGAGAATACATATGAAAACATTTCCATTGGAAAACAAAACTGTATTTTTAGGGCGTTTTTGCGGGCATGACcaaagtgtgtttgtttccctCCCCTCCAGCAGAACCTGGAGCCTGTGAATGCAGCCATGGGCCATGGGTCTATGATGCCGATGCAGCCGGGTGTGTCCGGTGCTGGGGCAGCGGGCAAGGGTCCGCTGCCCTCCACCTGGTCGGACCACGCCGTCAACATCAGCCTAGACTTCCTGGGGCCCGGCGCCCAGCCCCCAAAACCGAACCAGCCCAGCCTCAAAACGCTTCAgcaaggtgaggaggagggggaccgAATGGGCTCATGCACTTGCAACACAACTCTTTTATGTCGAACGGAGGGGACGCGATAGTGGGGTGGCCGGGGTGTTTAAATCCCTTACAGAAAGGTACTGGGTCTGATCTCTGACGTCCGCTCACCCTCTGTAGGAATCGTTGAGCACGATGCTTAACTACCTACTTATAAATAACTattatctgaattcactgttaACTGATATAAATAGTACATTTGTTCTAAAGAGGGCAGTGCCCGTTCAAAACGTGGCCGGTCGTAACGGGCCGAAGGctgctgagtttttttttctgtgaaggCCACATCTAAACCACTTTGTGCTCCACAATGCACCCTGCTCCTCAGCGATACACCGGCCACGTGTGAAATCAAAGGACACGCATGCATACGAAACAGCGACTCCTTCCATTGGAGCTGGATGGTAATCAACACGCGTTGCTGTGATTGTTGTTTCAGTGCACCAGCCCCCAGCACCAGCCAACATGCTCTCCCAGGGATTTGGAACCATGAGCCTGGGACCAGCCGCAGCCCAACAGCCGGTCAGTCCCATGATGATGCACCCTGGAGGTGGCATGGGAATGGTTCCTAACCAGGCCATGATGGGCATGAACATGGGTGGTCTGCAGCCCGGGATGGGTATGGCCATGGGCATGCCGGCCAACATGGGTATGGGCATGAACATGGGAGGACCACAGCTTGGGATGGGCATGGGGATGCCAGGCGCCATGGGGATGAGCATGGGGATGAACTCTTCCATGGTCCAACAGCAGCCCAAACAGGATGCCTTTGCCGACTTTGGCAACTTTGGGAAGTGATGATGGAGCCGGATTGCTGAAGAGTGGCGACgatcatctctctgtctctctctttctctcgttatCTCCGTCCAACAGTGAAGGATGTCAAGAGCTGCAAACAAAGAGTACATGGggaaggtgtggggggggggggggggggggggggggaagaaaaaaGGAAGTCCAATATTGTTAAGACCCTGCAATCTGTCTTTTTATCAATGCATATACACAAAGTAATGTTATGGAGGTGTGGGTGAGTGTATGTTTTATCAGTCAGCACCATTGATCGGCCTGGACTGGATCAGTGGCAGAGTAGGCCGCCCTGGCGACGGGGAGGGGAATGCCTGAAAGTGGTTCCTGTCACAGTGAGaatgttgggggggaggggggggtttgcTTCGTAACCTCAGATTAAAAATCACCAGACAAGCAAAAACATCATTTATATTTAGCAGCATATATTTTCTGAGATGCGTTCTTGATAACTTAACTGAATGTGCGTGTGGTTTAACCCAATCAGCTTCCTTCCGTGTAGTTCTAATGTAGCTTTACAAAtatgctctcgctctcgctctctctctctctctctcgtttctctgCGCTTGCCTTTGCTTCTGTAAATAGACACGCGGTGCCCTTAACAATTTAAGCAATGATGTCCTTGGATGGGagtcggtggtggaggtgcaggTGGGAGATTAGGCCTGATGTCTATAAGCACCTTTTATAGAGGATACTTTTATCAAGTCGCTGTCCTCCGGTGCCCTCTTGCCCCGACTGGTGCCTACCAATCCTTGAGAGAGCAATGAGCGGGAGGGACGTTTGGTTTGGATGACGCGCCTCAATCTACAGACCTTTTGTGGCCTTTTTATGAATTatcgttttcttcttctttttgagATATAATCAGCTATCTGTAATTGAGACAATCCGTAAGTAGAATCACAGACTCAATGAAGGGGTTATTTAACTCTGTATTTATTGCAGGGCAGCCTGTGTACTCACAAGTCTGCTCATTTGCAAAGTGAGAAGCCTTCGTGGCTGCGGTGTCCATGGGGAAGTGCGTTGCTAGTGTGTACAGGAAAATATTGGCGTTCATACCAGCAACCTGGAAGTCACTAACTTCACTGTGTGCCGGGAGGTCGATGAAGTTTGGCtgttccccttttttttttttaattgtgcgTTTAACGTTCACCATCATTCTTATAAGGTTAGCGCTTATAACCTCCGTACTAAAGAACACgcacaatacaaacaaacaggaaTCGCCAAGGCGCTGTCACTTGTAGAGACGTCCCCGTAGACGTTCATCATTCCGAGTTCAATGCTTGTTACCGTCTGCTTCTGAATCCACAAGGTGGAAGGAGGAtgctcttgttttttttcatcacagtTAGATTTGTTTGCACAGTGTTTTGCTGTTGGAGTCAAATGGGGGTGGTGTTCACACTCAGACACTGAGGGATCCTGGACCTGCAGCCACTGCAACGGCTTGAGACTCGTCCCTTAACGTCCTACGGGTTCAAGAGTCAAAGCTTCACTCTTTTCTTCAAGGTTTTTCTTTTAAGTGcctggttgtgttgtgttgtcttcCGACCCCTTCCTCTTCTGTTGACGAGCAATAGAAATGATTTTTGAAGCTGAATGATTGGTACAAGTCGACGTGAGCAGAGTGACATTACTGGTACATCCAATGACGAGATAAATAATTCACTGACCAAGAGGGGGAAAGGTGGTATGGTCTAAAGGACCCCGGAGACTGCACTCTGAGCCTTGACCATGCCACACAGTGAGCATTGTAGCCGTCTGAAGGATTTGCCTgattaaaaacaagaaaaaaacaatgaccaaaatcaagttctttttttttttcaacatctTAAATCAagtttatttgaattgttttctACTTCGATTCGTTTGGAGATTTTCTGTGTATTAGGATAGTTACTGAAAACACTACTTTATGCAAGAGGTTCACCCTGAACTGTCCTTTTGATAAAAAGagcatttgcattttttttcccAGATTTTGATTTACACATTATGATCCTATATCAACGACATTAAACAGTTGATTGACATTTGCCAATGGCCTGTGTTATTTGTTTTCTCTCCTTCATTTATCTACAAAAATAACGATATAAAACCATTGAATTGACACTTTACAAATCAAATGTGTGAAGTTTTAATGTGCTGTCTTTGGTTTGTATTGTTTAACAAGATTTGTGGTGATTGCATAGCTAGATGGATGGACAACACAGCAGGTACAGCATGTAGTGGAGCAGCTGGACTGTTCATTGTTGGATCCAAGgaggttgttttttattgttgaaGCCACCTCCTGTTTCAAGTGGCACCAAGGTGTCCTTGACTGTGACGCGTAACAGCCTGGTTGCTTTGCATGGTCACCAACCAATGCAATAGCTATAACCTACATAAGACATTCATGAATGGATGGCTTAAATGAATGGATGTTATGCATGGGTATCGCTCTTTATCCTGGAGACTGAATTCCGTTTGTCCAGCATATATCATGTACACTCCAAAGATccatagataaaaaaaaatacataatttgaTTTCAATCAATTTATCAGCACAATTATACATTACATGATAAATGTGATCTAATTCATGTGGTGCAGTATAGACAACAGGGATGTATAGTAGACACACCATTCTGACTCATAACTCATCTTACAAAAGCAGCCCATGGTGTTTAAACAAGAGCTGCATCTTTACAACTTCCATGAGTTGCAGTAAATCCTGCTTTTATGGTTAATGTGCCCATTAAAGAGTAAAGGCAATCTGAGACGTCAAGACAAATGACAGCTTCTGAGTGCCATCTGCAATCTCTAGCTTCACAAACTCAATTATTCATAATGCATTTATGAAGTCCGCTGAGACTGCGCTGTCATTCCTGTTCAAACTAGCGGAGAAAGACAACATAAAGGGACAAGCATCTTTTTGGATGACAATGGCCTCACACGTGGCTTCTGTGTTTACACTGCCACCTGCCGGTGAAAAAATATTACGATTTAGAAACCCTTTTAGATACACATTATGTCCCCTATATGATGGCAATCAAACAACCCACGATATGGCTATGAGAAGCATCCTGAATTTATTACTGTTTCAAAATTATCTTTCGGGGCAACAGAGCAATTTATATCAATATGATATTACAAGTCTGTAGGGCATTCCTTTATTTTCCCGAACCCCCGAGACCCTCATGTCAGACCATGCACCCTGCGGTTACAGGTCGCATGTGAACAGTTCATGCAATAGCCTGCAGCAGTGCTCTGTCACCCCAGGGGGGGCGAGGCATATCAGAGGGGCTGGAGGTTGATGAGGAGCACGTTCTCCCCTCGTATAAACAGCTGGTTGATGTGGCGCGTGTGGACCTTGCCGTAAGGATGGGGGGCCTTCCCCTGAGCCTTGGTGCCCCCAGCACCACCGGCCTTTGCCTCCGTGGCTCCAGGCTTCGCCTCTGAGAACCGGCTGGTGCGCCTTGATAGCCGCTGCTGGTCCGTGCTGCACCCACCGCCAGGTTGGGGGGGTTGAACGCTCTTCCCCTTGCCTTTACCTGTTCTCGACGACTCCTCGGAGCTCTCCTGGAGTTTGAGCTTCTCAAAGAGCTGCGGAGGAAGACATAGTGGGTCACCGTCACTTTAGTGTGAAAAATACATAATGGAAAAACTGGTACAACTACTGTCAGATTTTGTACCTTACATGCATTCATTCAAGCTCAGTTCAGTCAATGGTATTTGGATTGCATTAAATACATGACGGATGGATAATAGTATTAATATACATTTCCTTATCACCGTGGCTTAGGTTGGACAGTGGGGTTACCTACCCGTGTAATTGTCAGTGCTTTTTCGTGATACAAGGCTTCTCCAAGTAGTGGGTCTCTGTACGTCTCGTCTACGTCCACCATCGCCTGGCGACAGGAGTGAAAGCAAAACAGTCAAAACAACAACTCCCAGCTaggtcaactgtgtgtgtgtgtgtgtgtgtgtgtgtgtgtgtgtgtgtgtgtgtgtgtgtgtgtgtgtgtgtgtgtgtgtgtgtgtgtgtgtgtgtgtgtgtgtgtgtgtgtgtgtgtgtgtgtgtgtgtgtgtgtgtgtgtgtgtttaccaggtTCCAGAACTTGTCAAAGGCTACCACAAAGCCAGAACACAATCCACGGAGCCCCTTGAAGCTCCTGATGTGAACTTTGACACGTATCCTCTCTTCGACACAGCGGTACAGCTCACCCAATGGGCTCCCCTTGTTAACTAGAAAGAAAAGCTACAAGTCAAAGCCTAACTCAAGTTTCAAAGAGTGATATCTTAAAACATTGGGCAGGTGTAGTAAAACCTACGTTGCATCCTTGAGACAACATTTTTGTGGGTCTTCTGTTTCCGCCGTGGAGGGGCACTGGTCTCCCCTACTTTCGGCACGTTACACACCATGAGGTCCTTCAGCCTCTTGATGCGCTCAGGATCCACCACCCCTTCCATCGCCTTCCGCAGCTTTTTCTCAACATTCTCGGGCTTGGCCCTCCCGCTGCCACCTTTCAGAAAGCTTTCGTATGCGGAGACATTGTTGAAACACTTTATGTTTGGGAACGGAAGAGTTACTGTTGGAGAGTATAGGGCCAGCAATGGGTCAAAAGTATCGGAACAAATGTCCAATTTGACACTGTCCTCCTCTTCCGTGTTGCCACGCAAATGCGACTCTTCTTTACGTGTAGGGTGTGTAGTTGGATTTGATGTCGATGCTTCTTCCCTGTCATCATATTCAgcggtgtttgttttttttctttccctttcctCCATGTTTTGAATAACTGGTCACGGGCAAGCGGGGCATGCTGGGTAGGCTAACCTTTATGTCAGCTCAGGCTCACATTGGTTGCTGTTACAATTCCAATTCTTACCACACAAGGGCGCTATAGTACAATGTATGACCTGTATGTTGCGTTCTGCATTACACAGTTTTCAAATATTGTACACATGACATTCAATGAATACATTTAGCAAACGAGTTAACGattttatatttctttattgttCTGTATTACGTGAGGTATTTAAAGATAACTAAATTAACAGGGCAATTGTTATTCCGGAACCTCTGTTACTGGGAAGGTGGGTTTACGAGCCGCATTTCTGTGACGAACGTATACAACATGTGAGTTTCGTACTGTGAAAATATTTAGAAAATCATCATAATGATCAAAACGCCTATTTAATATATCCACTATGTCATTCAATAAGGTCTAAACCTACATTTATAAGGTGAGCGACAATTATTAGGAAATCCTTGTGTTACATTACATGTATTTGTGAAAGTCTCTATATCTTTGTATCTTTGGTAGTAGGCTATAAATGCAGATTCTCAATACGAGGGTATTGAGTGGATGCATGAAGACGTTGGTTCGTTCATTGAACCATTCCTCCAGAGCCATGGCGAAAAGCAAGTTCGAGTATGTCCGTCAGTTCGAGACAGACGACACCTGTCTGCGAAACTGCTACATTGTTGTACGACTGGATGGGCGCAACTTTCACAAGTAGGCCAAGTCATTTCTATTCAACGCGCCATTCACAGACACCACtggttaataaaaaaaaattaactcgTTACTACAGGGTGTTTTCATGTCCATTGAAATGCTTCTGTTATACATGTTGCACTGTGTTCCAGGTTTTCAGAAAAACACAACTTTGCTAAACCCAATGACAACCGGGCACTGGGACTGATGACACGCAGTGCCCAGTCTGtcatggaggagctggaggacgtTGTCATCGCCTATGGACAAAGTGACGAGTTTAGCTTTGTGTTCAAGAGAACCTCCACCTGGTTCAAGAGGAGAGCAAGGTAGGATTTATCCACAGTATTCTGGACCATGGtgattataatgtgtgtgtgtatagggttAAGGTTACATGCTTCGGAGGAAGCAACCGTTTCAGTTACATGGGTtaagtagggagagagaggaagggattccTGAACTGGCTCGGTATGGTGTGGCATTCTAGTGTGGCTGGGATAGCATTTCCATTAacccagttttttttttgttattgccTACCATAAAATCGGATTGATTTCATATTTTATATGCTTGAGTTTTTTCAGACGGACAGCGACCCACAATAATATCCGCAATGATGATCTCAGTAATTGGACGTTAAATCTATATAATAGTTTATAGAGAGACGATTTATTATGCTCATTAGTTCTGTTTACACATTGGAAAATGTTTCACAGATATTTCCCAGAGTGCCACACGGTGTGGTTGATCTTAGAAATGTGCATTGAATATCGTTATCAGTGATCTATCTAATAGAGTGAAATATTGTCTAATGTCCAGTCTTTACAGCAGGACTAATCCAGTCTTTACAGCCGGACTAATCCGAAAACAACAAGCTATTTGGTCTTTGCAATAGAATATCGTcaaaccaacatcaccacgtGCTTCTATTAAACCTGCACTACCCTTTTTAATTAGTCTTATATGGATATAGGAACgaacaaacaataaagaatCAAGCTGTTGAGAACTCTAGCCATACTCTTTGTGCATTGTCTTATGTGTCTCATACAGAAGAACATAcagtttattgtatttttataacGGCACCCTGGGCTGGTGTCACTGAAGCCCACCTGGAGACGGGCTCACTCTGGTCCGACCTCAGAGAAGATCCATCTCGCGGTACGGCTTGGCGTGTTTAAACTGGATGTTGCAACACGAATCAGCACAGCATTGTACAGTTCGGTAAGGCCAAAAGTGCCAATGGAAAAACGCCATTAGTCGTCTCGCTCCGGAGACTTACCGGAAGTAAGAGAACAGATATCTCGTTTTGGAAGACGACATGCAGTGAAAtagggctgggacgacgcgtcgacgtaatcgacgacgtcgacgcataaattacgtcgacgcgaaaaatgcgcgtcgatttaaaaaaaaaaaaaaaaaaaaaaaaaaaaaagatgggcggTGCCGGGGCGTAGTtgcaacgcgagtggctcctcagactttcataagtgcaaggcgccaaAAAAGGAGATGCCTTTCCATTCTAGCAAcacggcaattcaccagcacctgaagaggcgccacccggtagcagctgcagatgaccgagcaccgtagaattcta
The DNA window shown above is from Gadus chalcogrammus isolate NIFS_2021 chromosome 10, NIFS_Gcha_1.0, whole genome shotgun sequence and carries:
- the lsm11 gene encoding U7 snRNA-associated Sm-like protein LSm11, with translation MEERERKKTNTAEYDDREEASTSNPTTHPTRKEESHLRGNTEEEDSVKLDICSDTFDPLLALYSPTVTLPFPNIKCFNNVSAYESFLKGGSGRAKPENVEKKLRKAMEGVVDPERIKRLKDLMVCNVPKVGETSAPPRRKQKTHKNVVSRMQLNKGSPLGELYRCVEERIRVKVHIRSFKGLRGLCSGFVVAFDKFWNLAMVDVDETYRDPLLGEALYHEKALTITRLFEKLKLQESSEESSRTGKGKGKSVQPPQPGGGCSTDQQRLSRRTSRFSEAKPGATEAKAGGAGGTKAQGKAPHPYGKVHTRHINQLFIRGENVLLINLQPL